The window GCTGGCGTATGAACTCGATGTCAGGCAATACAAGTTACTCTGCCGACCTAATGAATCTTATGCGCTTTAGTGGGACTCAAGTGACTTCAGTCGTTGAGGGCAAATTGACGGAACCACAAACCCCTATTCCTGAAGGTGGGTTGGGTAGTATTTTGTTACCACCCACATACTTATGCGTACCTCAGTATGATTTTTACTTATCGGCTGATGTAGTGACTTCTGGGACTGAGAATTACAATGTGTCATTTGCCGTGCTTTACTATCATAGCGGCAGCATAAATACCTTAGGTTACTTTGTTTGGGATCCAACAATTAGTGCTTCATAAGTTTTGAATTAATTACGTATGATCGTTTGCGCACTTCGTTCTGGAGTGCGCATTTTTACAAGTGTACTGAGACAATACTTAGTTATGCACTTGATATCTTAAGCGTCCCTCGGAAGTCCTTTTTTAACCGTGCGTATAAGTCGTTCGGTTTTACGCCTTGCAGTAATCAGTTGTGGGCTCTTGCTCTGATGTTGTATCAGTGCCCAGTCTATATGTTCTTTAACTATGTTATCTACATCGGCTTGTTCTTTTCGAATACTAAGGGCTTGAATTATCTCTGGCGAGCTTGGGGCGTTACCCAGCGCGACTGCGATATTACGTAGCCAGCGTTTATGGCCAATTCGGCGAATGGCGCTGCCTTCGGTTTGCTTTAGAAATTCGGCCTCGCTCCAAGCAAAAAGGCTGAGAAGGTCGGGCTGTTTTAACTGGGGACGAATATGGAAGTCGGTTTCGGCTGTGAGTGGCGCTTGGCGATTGATGGGGCACACGAGCTGACAATCATCGCAGCCATAGATGCGATTGCCCATAAGTGGCCTAAATTCTTCAGGAATAGCGCCTTGCAGCTCGATGGTGAGATAGGAAATACAGCGTCTGCCATCAACCACATAAGGTTCTACGATTGCACCTGTTGGGCAGGAGGTGATGCAGGCGACGCAACTGTTACAGCCTTCTTGGATTGGAATATCCACAGGCAGAGGCAAATTGATCAGTAGCTCACCTAAAAAGAACCAACTACCCGCCTCATGGTTGAGTATGAGTGAGTGTTTACCTGTCCAACCTATACCGGCTTTTTCGGCTAATGGGCGCTCTAGTACTGGCGCTGAGTCGACGAAGGGACGGAAATCGGCGGCATCGAAACCGAGCGCAACTAACTCTGCACTGATTTGATCCCCCAGCTTTTTAAGCCGAGCGCGGATCAACTTGTGATAGTCGCGGCCACCCGCATAACGGGAGATATAACCTAAGTTAGGATCGGTGAGATTTGTGGCAAAGCCTGCTTCGGGTGGTAAATAGTCCATCCGTACGGATATCACTCGCACTGTGCCCGGATGCAATTCTTGCGGGCGAGCGCGCATCATCCCGTGGGTGGCCATATATGCCATTTCGCCATGAAACCCTTTGTCTAGCCATGCTTGGAGTTTGGCTTCTTCGGCCGTTAAATCTGTATCGCAAATGCCAACTTGTGCAAATCCGAGTGCTTTTCCCCACGATTTTATTTGCAGCGCGAGCCGCGACAGTGTGCTGGCATAGGATTGGTTGGGGATTTGATTGGCTAAAGTCGACATGGATTCATTGCAGTGAGGCTCTTGGCTAGGTGGCAATATGATAACAAGTTTTCACTTGTTACGGACGAGTTTACTCTGTGAGCGTGAATGAGAGGCTATTTTCTTTGGGCATATGTTTATTTGCAGCAGGGATTGAGTCTATGATTAGGTTTAATGTTTCTCGTTTGGTATCCGTATGCTGAGTGCGTTTCCCCTTAGGGCGTGTTTTCTTGCGATGAGCTTATTAGGTCTGATGCCTGATCTTGTTTTTGCGGCGCCTGACAAGTTGAAGTTGGTGACCGAAGCTTGGCCTCCCATGAGTTACGAGCAAGATGGCGTTCCCCAAGGTTTTGCGGTGGACTTAGTCAATATCTTGCAATCGAGACTGGGCCAGAGTGAAAAAATTGATGTGTTACCTTGGGCACGGGCGTATTCGATTGCCAATACTTCGGCGAATGTCTTACTTTTTGCGACGTCTATTAATGACGAGCGTGAAGATCATTTCGATTTTATCGGCCCGATTGCAACCAGCAAAATTGCTTTGTATGCGAGGGCGGCAGATCCCATCGCGCTCGATCAACTTGCCGAGCTTCAATCTAAAGATATTGTGGGGGTTTATCGAGAATCTGCTGGGGCGCAGCTGTTACAACAAGCGGGCGTGGATAATTTGCTGGTGGCGAGTTTTCCGCAGCAATCGGCTAAGCAATTACTGTTCTCTCGAATTCGTTTCTGGTGCCAAGCGGATCTTGCGGTTAAGCAGATACTTGAAGAAGTGGGCGCAAGTGAGGCAGATATACGCCAAGTGTATGTCGTATCTGAGATTAATCTGTACTTAGCCTTTTCTAAAGGGACGTCGGCGGCCACGGTCACGAGTTGGCAAACAGAGCTTGAGAAAATGAAAGACTCAGGGGAGTTTAGTCGTTTATATCAGACATGGTTTGGTGCTTTGCCACCGCCATTACAGCATCAAGTGTTTTGGCATAAAGCTGTTTAACTCTCGCACGTAGCCTCATTTTTGGCAGCTTTAACACAATTCCTTCCCGCATTTTTAGCCTCATAAAGGGCGTCGTCGGCACGTTTCAGTAGGCTGGCAAAGTCTTTGTCTTGATAGGTATTTTCAGTATTTGTTTGTGGCGCTAAGGTTGCGACTCCTGCGCTAACGGTCAATTTGAGTTCAGCGGGTAAATCCTCTGCGCCTAGGCGGCTAATATGAGCTTGCAACTGATGGGCAAGTTCACAAGCACGTTCAGCATCCGTGTTGGGTAAGAGAATTAAAAACTCTTCACCACCGATACGGCCAATAAGATCTTTATTACCCGTTAGGGCTTTACCTGCGCTTGCGATCGTCAGTAAGGCGCGATCGCCCAGTTCATGGCCGAAGTTATCGTTAATTTTCTTGAAGTGGTCCGCATCAAAGATTATCACCGAAAAAGGGCTTTGTTGTTTTAAGGCTTGCTGAAAATACTGCGCGGCTTGGGCATAAATATGCCGACGATTAGGGAGCTTGGTGAGGTAATCTGTGAGGGCGATGACCTGCAGTTGGCGATTTCTCTGTACTTGTTTATACGCAAATATCGACACTATTGTCAGGATAAAGCCCGTCAATAATAAAATAATGTGTTGTAATGATTTATTCTTCTCGAGTAGCGCGAGTTCTTGTTCTTTAAGGTTTTGGTTTTCAATCAAACGTTGATTTTCAGATTCAATCCTAGTGGTATCAAACTTCACTTTTAATTCTGTGGTTTGATGTGAGAAGGAGTTGTCGTCGATCTTTTTGGTGAGGGCGACAAATTCCAGCAATGCGCCATAGGCCGCAGGTAAATTATTCATTGCCGCATAGACGTCACTTTTTAGCTGTAATAGTTGGGTGAGTCCCCGATCATTTTGCAGAGTACGAAAGGCTTTTTCCCCTTGTTCGAGCTCGGTAAGCGCTTCTTCATAGTGTGCTTGTTGAAACTTGATATTGCCCATAAAGAGTTTCATGAAGCTGTAATCGGCGAGATCTTTTTCGTTAATCACAGCAGCGGCTTCAGTTAAATATTTTTCCGCCTCGTTAAGACGATTAAGTTTGATTAAGCTGTATGCAATATTTGTCGCCATAGTGGCGGCCGCTTTTTCCAGCTGATGTTCCTTAAAGTATTGGTAGCTTAGCAAGAAGTTATCTATGGCCTGTTGATGTTCACCCAGTTCATCTAAGGCAAGGCCTATCTCTGAGGTGACATACATTGCCTGTTCTTTGTTATTGTTCTTTAAATAGAGTGCTTTAAGTTTAGTGTAATAACGGATCGCACTTTGGGGATCGCCATAACGTCTAAAGCTGGTGGCCATATCGGCAAGATTGATGTTAGCCCAGCCGGTTAAATTCAGTGACTCGTAGAGATCTTGCGCTGTTATGAGGTCGTCTAATGCGGCAGAAAAATCGCCAATATAGGAATACAGGGCGCCGCGAAGGCTACGTGAGTCGGCAATGAGTTTAAGATCTTCATGCTCATAGGCACGCTTAACGCTGAGGTTATAACCTTCCATCGCGCTATCTACATCACCATTTAACTGCAAAAACCAAGAATGACAAAGCATGAGGTCGGTGATGAAATGCGGAGAGGCGGTTGGCGGAATATTGGTCAGTGTTTGACTCGTATTCTTAACTGCCAGCGCTATGTCAGTATCCGTTTCGGCACTTTGATCCCAACATTTCAGTAGCTGCAGCTTTTCATTGCGGGCGACATCATCGGTTGCAATCAGTTTACTCAATAGCGCAAGATCACTCTTAATTGCTTCGCGGGTCATGGTCTCACCGCTTTCAAATCTTTCAAATATTTTATCAACCTGAGTCTTTTCTTCAGCCATAGCATGACTGAGCGGCAGTAAAAGCAGCCAAAAGGTAAGTGATAAAGATATAAGTGGACGTAGCAAAAATGGTTTCCTGTTCGCATTGAAATCAATAGCTAATAATGAGCTTAGCATAACTTGTTTGTTCATTTTGAATATAGATGCATAGCAATTTTGCATTCAGCTAGCTATCAAGGTATAAACTTCGCCTTGGAAATCATCCTAAAAAGGAATCACCCTTGAAAAAATTACTTTGTGCTGCCCTACTCATGATGAGCGGCGCGAGCTGGGCGGGCTCAGATTTAGAAACCTCGGGCGATGTATTGCATCTATTGCTCCCCGCAACGGCAATGGGCGCGACATTATTCTATGAAGACGGTTACGACGGCAGCTGGCAGTTAATTCAGGCG of the Shewanella baltica genome contains:
- a CDS encoding inclusion body family protein; the encoded protein is MSEIIDVIINVDTDNLMKTYPNPSTDPSTPTAIGHNFAYMIAPTAYVKSGQATGDLSISADVGDTIRWRMNSMSGNTSYSADLMNLMRFSGTQVTSVVEGKLTEPQTPIPEGGLGSILLPPTYLCVPQYDFYLSADVVTSGTENYNVSFAVLYYHSGSINTLGYFVWDPTISAS
- a CDS encoding substrate-binding periplasmic protein, translating into MLSAFPLRACFLAMSLLGLMPDLVFAAPDKLKLVTEAWPPMSYEQDGVPQGFAVDLVNILQSRLGQSEKIDVLPWARAYSIANTSANVLLFATSINDEREDHFDFIGPIATSKIALYARAADPIALDQLAELQSKDIVGVYRESAGAQLLQQAGVDNLLVASFPQQSAKQLLFSRIRFWCQADLAVKQILEEVGASEADIRQVYVVSEINLYLAFSKGTSAATVTSWQTELEKMKDSGEFSRLYQTWFGALPPPLQHQVFWHKAV
- the queG gene encoding tRNA epoxyqueuosine(34) reductase QueG, whose protein sequence is MSTLANQIPNQSYASTLSRLALQIKSWGKALGFAQVGICDTDLTAEEAKLQAWLDKGFHGEMAYMATHGMMRARPQELHPGTVRVISVRMDYLPPEAGFATNLTDPNLGYISRYAGGRDYHKLIRARLKKLGDQISAELVALGFDAADFRPFVDSAPVLERPLAEKAGIGWTGKHSLILNHEAGSWFFLGELLINLPLPVDIPIQEGCNSCVACITSCPTGAIVEPYVVDGRRCISYLTIELQGAIPEEFRPLMGNRIYGCDDCQLVCPINRQAPLTAETDFHIRPQLKQPDLLSLFAWSEAEFLKQTEGSAIRRIGHKRWLRNIAVALGNAPSSPEIIQALSIRKEQADVDNIVKEHIDWALIQHQSKSPQLITARRKTERLIRTVKKGLPRDA
- a CDS encoding tetratricopeptide repeat-containing diguanylate cyclase; protein product: MLRPLISLSLTFWLLLLPLSHAMAEEKTQVDKIFERFESGETMTREAIKSDLALLSKLIATDDVARNEKLQLLKCWDQSAETDTDIALAVKNTSQTLTNIPPTASPHFITDLMLCHSWFLQLNGDVDSAMEGYNLSVKRAYEHEDLKLIADSRSLRGALYSYIGDFSAALDDLITAQDLYESLNLTGWANINLADMATSFRRYGDPQSAIRYYTKLKALYLKNNNKEQAMYVTSEIGLALDELGEHQQAIDNFLLSYQYFKEHQLEKAAATMATNIAYSLIKLNRLNEAEKYLTEAAAVINEKDLADYSFMKLFMGNIKFQQAHYEEALTELEQGEKAFRTLQNDRGLTQLLQLKSDVYAAMNNLPAAYGALLEFVALTKKIDDNSFSHQTTELKVKFDTTRIESENQRLIENQNLKEQELALLEKNKSLQHIILLLTGFILTIVSIFAYKQVQRNRQLQVIALTDYLTKLPNRRHIYAQAAQYFQQALKQQSPFSVIIFDADHFKKINDNFGHELGDRALLTIASAGKALTGNKDLIGRIGGEEFLILLPNTDAERACELAHQLQAHISRLGAEDLPAELKLTVSAGVATLAPQTNTENTYQDKDFASLLKRADDALYEAKNAGRNCVKAAKNEATCES